Proteins found in one Oncorhynchus mykiss isolate Arlee chromosome 3, USDA_OmykA_1.1, whole genome shotgun sequence genomic segment:
- the LOC118964349 gene encoding choline transporter-like protein 4, whose translation MKGTSKRAEEKGYAAPYDPFFSGPVRKRSCTDLICCILFLAVIAGYMVMGVLAWLFGDPRHVLFPRNSTGMFCGVGMNRDQPRMIYVDILKCATTTKVMAAALGGTQCPTTQVCVPKCPSHFWMLSAAAYDPDANPKDFFHQQYCDHSLNLTTTTWTVQEILDAELCPSFLVPSKSALGRCLPSLHALKSAPSNFTLPGMASVNETVNSIRSAMGSLISGFNRKAVGVRVFEDFASSWYWILLGLTLALLVSVVFLLLLRYLAIVLVWILMVGLLVVGGYGIWHCYSEYYHFSTSKLKFGDLSFNTNISVYLQVKETWLAFLIILCVWESILILVLSCLRRRLSVAVALMEESSRVVGYLMSTLLYPLFTFVLLVVCVAYWGMTSLYLVTSGAPLYRVVSLSDPSVDKCSLINGSETCKPQTFNSSAYPYCPSVRCIFFRYDDTGLFQQNLVYLQVFNIFAFLWCVNFVIALGQCTLAGTFASYYWAFSKPAEISPFALSQCFIRTLQYHVGSLAFGALLLTCFQLVRLVLEYLNHKTRGSQSACGRFLFNCLRCCFWCLEYFLKILNRNAYIMIAIYGESFCVSAKNAYSLLMRHIGRVVLLDRVTDMLIFFGKLLVVAIVGVLAFFFFSGQIRLPGDTFQAEMLNYYWVPILTVMAGAYLIAQGFFSVYSMCVDTLFLCFLEDLERNDGTMQKPYYMSRNLMRILRKPKPFVTALPE comes from the exons GAGCTGCACAGATCTGATCTGCTGCATACTGTTCTTGGCTGTCATAGCTGGTTACATGGTCATGGGAGTTCTGG ccTGGTTGTTTGGAGACCCTCGCCATGTTCTCTTCCCCAGGAACTCCACCGGAATGTTCTGTGGCGTGGGGATGAATAG AGACCAGCCCAGGATGATCTATGTGGACATACTGAAGTGTGCCACGACCACCAAGGTGATGGCAGCAGCGCTCGGAGGCACACAGTGTCCCACCACACAG GTGTGTGTCCCTAAGTGTCCGTCTCACTTCTGGATGCTGTCTGCTGCTGCCTATGACCCCGACGCCAATCCCAAAGACTTCTTCCATCAGCAGTACTGTGACCACAGCCTCAACCTGACTACCACCACCTGG ACTGTCCAAGAGATCCTTGATGCAGAACTTTGTCCGTCCTTCCTTGTTCCAAGTAAATCAG CTCTGGGGAGGTGTTTGCCCAGTCTACATGCTCTCAAAAGTGCTCCTTCCAACTTCACTCTGCCCGGAATGGCCTCCGTCAACGAGACAGTCAACAGCATCAGAAGCGCCATGGG CTCACTGATATCAGGCTTCAACAGAAAGGCCGTAGGAGTGAGGGTCTTTGAGGACTTTGCCTCCTCCTGGTACTGGATCTTACT TGGTCTGACGCTGGCTCTGCTAGTCAGTGTGGTGTTCCTGTTGCTGCTGAGGTACCTGGCCATTGTCCTGGTCTGGATTCTCATGGTGGGACTTCTGGTGGTGGGAGGCTACG GAATATGGCACTGCTACTCAGAATACTACCATTTCAGCACTTCTAAACTGAAGTTCGGTGATCTAAGCTTCAATACAAATATCTCAGTCTACCTTCAAGTCAAAGAGACCTGGCTTGCTTTCT TGATCATCCTGTGCGTGTGGGAGTCCATTTTGATTCTGGTGCTTAGTTGTCTCAGGAGGAGACTCTCTGTTGCTGTTGCTCTCATGGAGGAGTCCAGCAG GGTGGTGGGTTACCTGATGTCCACCCTGCTCTACCCTCTGTTTACCTTTGTTCTGCTGGTGGTGTGTGTGGCCTACTGGGGAATGACCTCCCT ATACTTGGTCACATCAGGGGCCCCTCTCTACAGAGTGGTGTCTCTTAGCGACCCCTCTGTAGATAAGTGTAGTCTCATCAACGGCTCTGAGACCTGCAAGCCACAG ACGTTCAACTCCTCGGCCTACCCATACTGCCCGTCGGTGCGCTGCATCTTCTTCAGGTACGATGACACAGGCCTGTTCCAGCAGAACCTGGTTTACCTGCAGGTCTTCAACATCTTTGCCTTCCTGTGGTGTGTGAACTTTGTCATCGCCCTGGGCCAATGTACCCTGGCTGGGACCTTTGCTTCATACTACTGGGCCTTCAGCAAGCCTGCAGAAATCTCACCCTTCGCCCTGTCCCAGTGCTTCATACGCACTCTACA GTACCACGTGGGCTCTCTGGCATTTGGAGCCCTCCTCCTCACCTGCTTCCAGCTAGTCAGGTTGGTGCTGGAGTACCTGAACCATAAGACCAGGG GTTCTCAGAGTGCCTGTGGTCGGTTCCTGTTTAACTGTCTCAGATGCTGCTTCTGGTGTCTGGAATACTTCCTGAAGATCCTCAACAGGAACGCTTATATCATG ATCGCCATCTACGGGGAGAGCTTCTGTGTGTCAGCCAAAAATGCATACAGTCTGTTGATGAGGCACATTGGACG GGTGGTGCTActggacagagtgacagacatgCTCATATTCTTTGGCAAACTACTAGTGGTGGCAATAGTTG GTGTGTTggctttcttcttcttctctggacAAATCCGCCTGCCTGGCGACACGTTCCAGGCCGAGATGCTCAACTATTACTGGGTTCCCATCCTG ACAGTGATGGCCGGAGCCTACCTCATCGCTCAGGGCTTCTTCAGTGTCTACAGCATGTGTGTTGACACCCTGTTTCTCTGCTTCT TGGAAGATCTAGAGAGGAATGATGGAACTATGCAGAAGCCTTATTACATGTCCAGGAACCTGATGAGGATCCTCCGCAAACCCAAACCGTTTGTTACAGCGCTGCCAGAGTAG